Proteins encoded together in one Bacteroidales bacterium window:
- a CDS encoding redoxin domain-containing protein, with amino-acid sequence MRNLFVSTIILSLILSMAACKGKKENQYIITGSINGADTGWILLKKREEGKWLTKDSTELKEGKFSFTGTTEMPEMYYLAVKNKDGFLPFFLENADITIKAFSDSIDKSDVSGSASHDLYKTFLKKDDMFNKKLEDLYTEYMTAKEANDSIKALSLEGGFDVIQNEQASAMKEFIKTNGKSVVSAYLALSNAYNFELADLQEINKGFDPGIANSSYVKKLKEREETLLKLLPGNLAPEFTMNDSTGKAVSLASFKGQYLLVDFWASWCGPCRKENPNVVQAYKSFNSKGFTILGVSLDNDKSKWLEAVAADGLTWTHVSELQGWNCSAAKLYGVMSIPANFLLDKEGKIVGSNLRGEDLEKKLQEVMAEPIATK; translated from the coding sequence ATGAGAAACCTGTTTGTAAGTACAATTATTCTCTCATTGATCCTCTCAATGGCAGCCTGTAAGGGCAAGAAAGAAAACCAATATATTATAACCGGATCAATCAATGGCGCTGATACCGGGTGGATCCTCCTGAAAAAACGTGAAGAAGGAAAATGGCTCACTAAAGATTCAACCGAACTCAAGGAAGGAAAGTTCTCATTTACCGGAACTACCGAAATGCCTGAAATGTATTACCTTGCTGTAAAGAACAAAGATGGATTTCTTCCATTTTTCCTTGAAAACGCTGACATCACCATCAAGGCATTTTCTGATAGTATTGATAAATCAGACGTTTCCGGCTCCGCTTCACATGACCTTTATAAAACCTTCCTAAAGAAGGATGATATGTTCAATAAAAAGCTGGAAGACCTTTACACAGAATATATGACAGCTAAAGAGGCCAATGATTCCATCAAAGCGCTGAGCCTGGAAGGTGGTTTTGATGTAATTCAGAATGAGCAGGCAAGTGCTATGAAGGAATTCATCAAAACCAACGGAAAAAGCGTTGTATCAGCTTATCTCGCCCTGAGTAATGCTTATAATTTTGAATTAGCCGATTTACAGGAAATCAATAAGGGTTTTGATCCAGGCATTGCCAATTCTTCCTATGTTAAAAAATTGAAGGAACGTGAAGAGACCCTGCTCAAATTATTACCCGGAAACCTTGCACCTGAATTCACAATGAATGATTCAACCGGTAAGGCAGTGAGTCTGGCTTCTTTCAAGGGACAATACCTTTTGGTCGATTTCTGGGCTTCATGGTGTGGCCCTTGCCGCAAAGAAAATCCAAATGTAGTTCAGGCTTACAAATCGTTCAATTCAAAAGGCTTCACAATCCTGGGCGTATCTCTTGATAATGATAAGTCTAAATGGCTGGAAGCTGTCGCTGCAGATGGCCTCACATGGACACATGTTAGTGAATTACAGGGATGGAATTGCTCCGCAGCCAAACTTTATGGTGTAATGTCGATTCCTGCAAACTTCCTTTTAGATAAAGAAGGCAAGATCGTTGGAAGCAATTTACGTGGAGAAGACCTGGAAAAGAAACTTCAGGAAGTGATGGCTGAACCAATTGCTACAAAATAA